From Musa acuminata AAA Group cultivar baxijiao chromosome BXJ3-8, Cavendish_Baxijiao_AAA, whole genome shotgun sequence, one genomic window encodes:
- the LOC103994581 gene encoding uncharacterized protein LOC103994581, whose protein sequence is MDWYSWLLQTNLDPDLVCEYSLLLASNELEEDDVAHFDHEFLQSMGISIAKHRLEMLKLAKRGKTKSSSRPVSLLLVAVTKTKNCIARYFRSFINHDASPIVVVPRSSFFDGGGPKSDMLKRNKRMSRIKQGRVTLYRAPQAMAYKESKDRKEDSYRGSSGEETRWESMFQDLKPT, encoded by the coding sequence ATGGACTGGTACTCCTGGCTTCTTCAAACCAACCTCGATCCCGACCTCGTCTGCGAGTACTCGCTGCTCCTAGCGAGCAACGAGCTCGAGGAGGACGATGTTGCGCACTTCGACCACGAGTTCCTTCAGAGCATGGGCATCTCCATTGCTAAGCACAGGCTCGAGATGCTTAAGCTAGCCAAAAGGGGTAAGACAAAGTCGTCGTCGCGCCCCGTCTCTTTGCTTCTCGTCGCTGTCACCAAGACCAAGAATTGCATCGCGAGGTACTTCCGGTCGTTCATCAATCATGACGCTTCGCCCATCGTCGTCGTCCCGAGGTCGTCCTTCTTCGATGGAGGAGGGCCGAAGAGTGATATGTTGAAGAGGAACAAGAGGATGTCGCGTATCAAGCAAGGGAGGGTGACGCTTTATAGGGCACCACAAGCCATGGCCTATAAGGAGAGTAAGGACAGAAAAGAGGACAGCTACCGAGGGAGCAGCGGAGAGGAGACCAGGTGGGAGTCCATGTTTCAGGACCTGAAACCTACTTAA